The following proteins are co-located in the Carassius gibelio isolate Cgi1373 ecotype wild population from Czech Republic chromosome A9, carGib1.2-hapl.c, whole genome shotgun sequence genome:
- the LOC128019606 gene encoding cell division cycle-associated protein 7 isoform X2 has product MRSKRQQVSSPSTRMNLRSYRSTAVVPVETSSSSSSDDSCDSFGSDGFGTSRPLRPTRSSAPIEKVFNVLPATEEEDACSGFEKDLNDDMTHMKMDSDSETGSPVRKTRKSFTLRVAMKFPNKRASPSKPESKPKPEPKDSEGENFMMKRALNIKENKAMLAKLMAELDKVPGLIPRKALSQGNTPRRAPRRSLDLNSARRRNPERTSRPHTRSRSLVDGPPSPAPEEETEDKYSLVRRNRNYDDDDYDEEEKEPRRRSYNSSLTIPHVVRPVEEITRAELDNICVNVREKIYNRATGSTCHQCRQKTTDTKTNCRNPECVGVRGQFCGPCLKNRYGEDVRDALLNPEWLCPPCRGICNCSFCRAREGRCATGVLVYLAKYHGYDNVHAYLKSLKKELEESE; this is encoded by the exons ATGCGCTCCAAG AGGCAGCAGGTGAGCTCTCCCTCCACCAGGATGAACCTGCGCAGTTACAGAAGCACTGCTGTGGTACCTGTGGaaacctcctcctcttcctcctccgaTGACAGCTGTGATAGTTTTGGATCTGATGGTTTTGGGACCTCG AGACCGCTGAGACCGACGAGAAGCTCTGCTCCGATTGAGAAAGTGTTTAACGTTTTACCTGCGACGGAGGAAGAGGATGCGTGCAGCGGCTTTGAGAAGGACCTGAACGACGACATGACACACATG AAGATGGACTCTGATTCTGAGACCGGTTCACCTGTCAGAAAAACTCGCAAATCATTCACACTCAGAGTAGCCATGAAGTTCCCCAACAAACGAGCCAGTCCATCAAAGCCCGAGTCCAAACCTAAACCTGAACCAAAAGACTCGGAGGGCGAGAACTTCATGATGAAGAGAGCGCTGAACATCAAAGAGAACAAAGCTATG CTCGCTAAGTTAATGGCTGAGCTGGATAAGGTTCCTGGACTCATTCCTAGGAAAGCTTTGTCACAAGGCAACACG CCTCGTCGTGCTCCGCGCCGCTCTCTGGACCTCAACAGCGCTCGCCGGCGAAACCCGGAGCGAACGTCACGTCCTCACACACGTTCACGGTCACTGGTGGATGGACCACCCTCCCCGGCCCCAGAGGAAGAAACCGAGGACAAATACAGCCTCGTGCGCAGAAACCGAAATtacgatgatgatgattatgatgaagaGGAG AAGGAGCCACGTCGGCGCAGCTACAACAGCTCTCTGACGATCCCTCACGTCGTGAGGCCTGTGGAGGAGATCACTCGGGCTGAACTGGACAACATCTGTGTCAACGTCAGAGAGAAGATTTACAACCGGGCCACT GGATCCACCTGCCATCAGTGTCGACAAAAAACAACCGACACCAAGACCAACTGCCGCAACCCAGAGTGTGTGGGTGTTCGAGGGCAGTTCTGCGGGCCTTGTCTCAAGAACCGTTACGGAGAAGACGTCCGTGATGCCCTCTTGAACCCG GAGTGGCTTTGCCCCCCGTGCAGGGGCATCTGTAACTGCAGCTTCTGTCGTGCCAGAGAGGGCCGCTGTGCTACAGGTGTGCTCGTGTACCTGGCCAAATACCACGGCTACGACAATGTCCACGCTTATCTGAAAAG TTTAAAGAAGGAACTGGAGGAAAGTGAATAA
- the LOC128019606 gene encoding cell division cycle-associated protein 7 isoform X1: MRSKRQQVSSPSTRMNLRSYRSTAVVPVETSSSSSSDDSCDSFGSDGFGTSKRPLRPTRSSAPIEKVFNVLPATEEEDACSGFEKDLNDDMTHMKMDSDSETGSPVRKTRKSFTLRVAMKFPNKRASPSKPESKPKPEPKDSEGENFMMKRALNIKENKAMLAKLMAELDKVPGLIPRKALSQGNTPRRAPRRSLDLNSARRRNPERTSRPHTRSRSLVDGPPSPAPEEETEDKYSLVRRNRNYDDDDYDEEEKEPRRRSYNSSLTIPHVVRPVEEITRAELDNICVNVREKIYNRATGSTCHQCRQKTTDTKTNCRNPECVGVRGQFCGPCLKNRYGEDVRDALLNPEWLCPPCRGICNCSFCRAREGRCATGVLVYLAKYHGYDNVHAYLKSLKKELEESE; this comes from the exons ATGCGCTCCAAG AGGCAGCAGGTGAGCTCTCCCTCCACCAGGATGAACCTGCGCAGTTACAGAAGCACTGCTGTGGTACCTGTGGaaacctcctcctcttcctcctccgaTGACAGCTGTGATAGTTTTGGATCTGATGGTTTTGGGACCTCG AAGAGACCGCTGAGACCGACGAGAAGCTCTGCTCCGATTGAGAAAGTGTTTAACGTTTTACCTGCGACGGAGGAAGAGGATGCGTGCAGCGGCTTTGAGAAGGACCTGAACGACGACATGACACACATG AAGATGGACTCTGATTCTGAGACCGGTTCACCTGTCAGAAAAACTCGCAAATCATTCACACTCAGAGTAGCCATGAAGTTCCCCAACAAACGAGCCAGTCCATCAAAGCCCGAGTCCAAACCTAAACCTGAACCAAAAGACTCGGAGGGCGAGAACTTCATGATGAAGAGAGCGCTGAACATCAAAGAGAACAAAGCTATG CTCGCTAAGTTAATGGCTGAGCTGGATAAGGTTCCTGGACTCATTCCTAGGAAAGCTTTGTCACAAGGCAACACG CCTCGTCGTGCTCCGCGCCGCTCTCTGGACCTCAACAGCGCTCGCCGGCGAAACCCGGAGCGAACGTCACGTCCTCACACACGTTCACGGTCACTGGTGGATGGACCACCCTCCCCGGCCCCAGAGGAAGAAACCGAGGACAAATACAGCCTCGTGCGCAGAAACCGAAATtacgatgatgatgattatgatgaagaGGAG AAGGAGCCACGTCGGCGCAGCTACAACAGCTCTCTGACGATCCCTCACGTCGTGAGGCCTGTGGAGGAGATCACTCGGGCTGAACTGGACAACATCTGTGTCAACGTCAGAGAGAAGATTTACAACCGGGCCACT GGATCCACCTGCCATCAGTGTCGACAAAAAACAACCGACACCAAGACCAACTGCCGCAACCCAGAGTGTGTGGGTGTTCGAGGGCAGTTCTGCGGGCCTTGTCTCAAGAACCGTTACGGAGAAGACGTCCGTGATGCCCTCTTGAACCCG GAGTGGCTTTGCCCCCCGTGCAGGGGCATCTGTAACTGCAGCTTCTGTCGTGCCAGAGAGGGCCGCTGTGCTACAGGTGTGCTCGTGTACCTGGCCAAATACCACGGCTACGACAATGTCCACGCTTATCTGAAAAG TTTAAAGAAGGAACTGGAGGAAAGTGAATAA